A portion of the Ferrimonas lipolytica genome contains these proteins:
- a CDS encoding DUF4124 domain-containing protein, which translates to MKLRVLMLLLLALPASAEIYKWVDADGKIHYGDKPVAGAEKVVPKEPMTATLSRAPTTPTQTQQPQTSPAQQRISYKVKFTAPDNNATVRNNNGQVPVSIFLKPELASNHRLQLFLDGSVIRTLGGGGNFVLDDIDRGEHQLQVKVIDKSGKILAYSSKRTLFMHRQSLLMPSGSKPIVKIPHN; encoded by the coding sequence ATGAAACTGCGGGTTCTAATGCTTTTACTACTGGCACTTCCTGCCAGTGCAGAGATCTATAAGTGGGTCGATGCTGATGGCAAGATTCACTACGGTGACAAGCCAGTCGCTGGGGCGGAAAAGGTAGTACCAAAAGAGCCGATGACCGCAACGTTATCGCGTGCCCCGACTACACCAACTCAAACACAGCAACCGCAAACTTCTCCTGCGCAACAACGTATCTCCTACAAGGTCAAATTCACCGCACCAGATAACAACGCCACCGTGCGTAACAACAACGGTCAAGTGCCCGTCAGCATCTTTCTCAAACCAGAGCTGGCCAGTAATCATAGATTGCAGCTGTTCTTGGATGGATCAGTTATACGTACCCTCGGCGGTGGCGGCAATTTTGTCCTAGATGACATTGACCGCGGTGAACACCAACTGCAAGTTAAGGTAATTGATAAAAGCGGCAAAATACTTGCATATAGTTCTAAACGAACCCTGTTTATGCACCGCCAATCACTGCTGATGCCTAGCGGCAGTAAGCCTATAGTGAAAATCCCACATAATTAG
- the rluF gene encoding 23S rRNA pseudouridine(2604) synthase RluF — protein MTMEKRLNKFISESGFCSRREADKLIEQSRVTINGQIPELGTKVGPGDRVAVDGRTIKASASDKADRVYIAYNKPIGITCTTERDVYGNIIDAIGHKQRIFPIGRLDKPSEGLIFLTSDGDIVNKILRAENAHDKEYIVTVDKPVSERFIERMSRGVPILGTVTKPCKCEVVSRFVFKIILTQGLNRQIRRMCEYLDYDVVKLKRSRIMNVGLDGLKPGAWRNLTEQEMAEINSAVAGSSKTAANTTQPSADYNSPRRIKPQQDKPRSGNPRRPSGQGEGRGVLDKPSGRSGGDNRPSGSKPKVYVNPNAPKGSHKPNKPAKPKAGGSTLKLKRK, from the coding sequence ATGACCATGGAAAAACGCCTTAATAAGTTTATTAGTGAATCTGGCTTCTGCTCCCGTCGTGAAGCAGACAAACTGATTGAACAAAGCCGCGTTACCATCAATGGTCAGATCCCAGAGCTGGGCACCAAAGTGGGCCCGGGCGATCGGGTTGCCGTCGATGGTCGTACCATCAAAGCCAGCGCCAGTGACAAAGCCGATCGGGTTTACATCGCTTACAACAAACCGATTGGCATTACCTGTACCACCGAACGCGATGTATACGGCAATATCATCGATGCCATTGGCCATAAGCAACGCATCTTTCCTATTGGTCGTTTGGATAAGCCCTCTGAAGGCTTGATCTTTCTTACCTCCGACGGCGACATCGTTAACAAGATTCTACGCGCCGAAAATGCCCACGATAAAGAGTACATTGTTACCGTTGATAAGCCGGTCAGCGAACGCTTTATTGAACGCATGAGCCGTGGAGTCCCAATTCTGGGAACGGTAACTAAACCATGTAAATGTGAAGTGGTGAGCCGCTTTGTGTTTAAAATCATCCTCACTCAAGGCTTAAACCGTCAGATCCGCCGTATGTGTGAGTATTTGGATTACGACGTAGTAAAGCTGAAGCGCAGCCGCATCATGAATGTTGGCCTCGATGGACTAAAGCCTGGGGCATGGCGTAACTTAACCGAGCAAGAGATGGCTGAGATCAACAGCGCTGTGGCCGGTTCCAGTAAAACCGCCGCCAACACCACGCAACCAAGCGCCGACTACAACTCACCACGCCGAATCAAACCACAGCAGGATAAGCCACGCTCTGGTAACCCGCGGCGCCCAAGTGGACAAGGTGAAGGTCGTGGGGTATTGGATAAGCCTAGCGGACGCTCAGGCGGTGACAACCGCCCTTCTGGCAGCAAACCCAAGGTGTATGTCAACCCAAATGCCCCAAAGGGTTCACACAAGCCAAACAAGCCGGCCAAACCGAAAGCTGGCGGCAGTACGCTTAAATTGAAGCGCAAGTAA
- a CDS encoding DUF2959 domain-containing protein: MRVLLLAMAMMLSGCQSAYYAAAEQVGYHKREILVDRVEATQENQQEAQEEFSSALEQLKTLVDFDGGDLEAVYDKVKGEYDDAQAAADDVSDSIDAVDGVAEAMFAEWQDELEQYESANLRRNSEKQLRDTRRRYDNMLKAMRRAESKMEPVLKRLNDNQLYLKHNLNASAVSAIGGEFTNLQTEINRLIKEMNSAIAESDQFIATLK, translated from the coding sequence ATGAGAGTTCTATTGTTAGCGATGGCAATGATGCTGTCTGGTTGCCAAAGTGCTTACTATGCTGCGGCAGAACAGGTTGGCTACCACAAGCGTGAAATTTTAGTCGACCGAGTTGAAGCGACCCAAGAAAACCAGCAAGAAGCTCAAGAAGAGTTCAGTTCCGCCCTTGAGCAGCTGAAAACCTTGGTCGACTTTGATGGTGGCGATTTAGAAGCGGTCTACGATAAGGTTAAAGGCGAGTACGATGACGCCCAAGCTGCCGCCGATGACGTAAGTGACAGCATCGACGCTGTCGATGGTGTAGCTGAAGCGATGTTTGCCGAATGGCAGGATGAGCTAGAACAGTACGAATCAGCAAACCTACGCCGCAACAGTGAAAAACAGCTGCGTGATACTCGCCGCCGCTACGACAACATGCTAAAAGCGATGCGTCGCGCTGAATCAAAGATGGAGCCGGTACTGAAGCGCCTTAATGACAATCAGCTCTACCTAAAGCATAACCTCAACGCCTCTGCGGTAAGTGCTATTGGTGGTGAGTTTACCAATCTTCAAACTGAGATTAATCGCTTAATCAAAGAGATGAATAGCGCCATTGCTGAGTCAGACCAATTTATCGCAACCCTAAAGTAA
- a CDS encoding class I SAM-dependent methyltransferase has protein sequence MNTQPLNEQSLMELQGKVIGDVSGAMGLLMAYIGDQAGVYTELERAGACSSNELARRTGLNVRYLHEWLCANAAAGYINYNATEQTFSLSPEQAAIFAHEGEPTCMQGFFQSVLSQFESHEDAVEVFKTGRGRAWSEQTPCCFCGTDRFFRPGYDANLVSNWIPSLAGVEAKLKAGAKVADIGCGHGSSTILMAQSYPNSTIIGIDFHGPSITTAKAKAAAAGLTNVEFHQVAAKDFTHKDFDLACIFDALHDMGDPVGAAKHIKESLKPDGSFMVVEPAAGNKLEDNLHPLGGIYYGFSTTVCIPTSMAQEVGLGLGAQAGQQRLTEVLHAAGFSTVRRANETPTNMVLEAVR, from the coding sequence ATGAATACTCAACCACTTAATGAACAATCGTTGATGGAGTTACAGGGTAAGGTCATCGGCGATGTTAGCGGCGCCATGGGCCTGTTGATGGCTTACATTGGCGACCAAGCTGGCGTCTATACCGAATTAGAAAGGGCGGGTGCTTGCAGTAGCAATGAGTTAGCACGACGAACCGGGCTAAATGTACGCTACTTGCACGAATGGCTATGTGCCAACGCGGCTGCTGGTTACATCAATTACAACGCCACCGAGCAAACCTTTTCTCTCTCGCCCGAACAAGCCGCCATCTTCGCGCACGAGGGCGAACCCACCTGCATGCAGGGCTTCTTTCAATCGGTGCTGTCTCAATTTGAAAGTCATGAAGACGCTGTCGAGGTATTTAAAACCGGCAGAGGCCGTGCTTGGAGTGAACAAACCCCTTGCTGCTTCTGTGGTACCGATCGCTTCTTCCGCCCCGGCTACGATGCCAATTTGGTATCAAATTGGATCCCGTCGTTGGCTGGCGTTGAAGCCAAACTAAAGGCAGGAGCAAAAGTAGCAGACATCGGCTGTGGCCATGGCTCGTCAACGATCCTTATGGCGCAGTCCTACCCCAACTCCACCATCATCGGCATCGACTTTCATGGCCCTTCCATTACTACCGCCAAAGCAAAAGCAGCCGCTGCAGGGCTGACCAACGTCGAGTTTCACCAAGTGGCAGCCAAGGACTTTACCCATAAGGACTTTGACCTAGCTTGCATCTTTGATGCCTTGCACGACATGGGGGATCCAGTTGGTGCCGCTAAACATATTAAAGAGAGTCTTAAACCTGATGGCAGCTTTATGGTGGTCGAACCCGCAGCAGGCAATAAGCTAGAGGATAATTTGCACCCTCTTGGAGGGATCTACTATGGCTTCTCAACCACCGTATGTATACCGACATCTATGGCGCAAGAGGTAGGGCTTGGTCTTGGCGCGCAAGCTGGGCAACAACGACTTACCGAAGTGCTTCATGCTGCCGGTTTTAGCACCGTTCGTCGCGCCAATGAAACACCAACCAACATGGTTTTAGAAGCGGTGCGATAA
- a CDS encoding virulence factor BrkB family protein has translation MDLLARLQQWRWRKSLGFVVYVGKRCHNHGLQITAGHLAYVTLLSIVPMVSVGLAVFSAFPGFAGTRAKLEGFVFNNFIPAAGDVVQQYMGQFVDNASKMTAVGILSLAVIAILLIANIDKSLNRIFAIKEARRWVFSFSLYWMILTMGPILIGASLAMTTYVLSLQMFADPNVSTLSTMLLSKLPFLLSVVAFTLLYLLVPNTQVRLLHAAAGGAIAALLFEAGKKGFAWYVTTFPSYEAIYGALAVIPILFVWIYLSWLIVLFGATVTAACPEYFTTHPADFVEDEDAPSTAVHQ, from the coding sequence ATGGATTTATTGGCACGATTACAACAATGGCGTTGGCGCAAGAGCTTGGGCTTTGTGGTGTATGTCGGCAAGCGTTGTCATAATCACGGATTGCAGATCACCGCCGGCCACTTAGCGTACGTAACTCTGCTGAGTATTGTGCCGATGGTGTCGGTGGGGCTGGCGGTGTTTTCGGCGTTCCCCGGTTTTGCTGGAACCCGCGCTAAGCTCGAAGGTTTTGTCTTTAATAACTTCATTCCTGCTGCGGGCGATGTAGTGCAGCAATATATGGGACAATTTGTTGATAACGCTTCAAAGATGACTGCCGTCGGGATTCTATCGCTGGCGGTAATCGCCATTTTGCTGATTGCCAATATCGACAAGTCGCTGAACCGAATATTTGCTATCAAAGAAGCGCGTCGCTGGGTGTTCTCGTTTTCACTTTACTGGATGATCCTCACCATGGGGCCAATCTTGATTGGTGCCAGTCTAGCGATGACCACCTATGTGCTGTCGCTGCAGATGTTTGCTGATCCTAATGTCTCCACGCTCTCGACCATGTTGTTGTCCAAGTTGCCGTTTTTACTGTCAGTGGTGGCCTTCACGTTGCTGTATCTATTGGTGCCCAATACTCAGGTACGGTTACTTCACGCTGCTGCCGGTGGTGCCATTGCCGCATTACTGTTTGAGGCTGGTAAGAAGGGCTTTGCTTGGTACGTCACGACCTTTCCCTCTTATGAAGCGATTTACGGTGCGCTGGCGGTGATTCCAATCCTGTTTGTGTGGATCTATCTGTCATGGCTCATCGTGTTATTTGGCGCCACGGTAACCGCGGCTTGCCCAGAATATTTTACTACTCACCCTGCAGATTTCGTTGAAGATGAGGACGCCCCCTCGACAGCGGTTCATCAATGA
- the typA gene encoding translational GTPase TypA, with translation MSIQNLRNVAIIAHVDHGKTTLVDKLLSQSGTLDARVDLDERVMDSNDIEKERGITILAKNTAIKWNDYRINIVDTPGHADFGGEVERVLSMVDSVLLLVDAQEGPMPQTRFVTQKAFAQGLKPIVVINKIDKPGARPEWVMDQVFDLFDNLGATDEQLDFKVVYASALNGWASVEEGETAEDMTALFQTIVDEVEAPAGDPEGSFQMQVSQLDYNSYLGVIGVGRVSRGKVAVNQQVTIECAGGNLRNGKVGKVMGYMGLERHEVPEAEAGDIIAITGLGELKISDTICCPSEVEALPALSVDEPTVTMTFQVNTSPFCGQEGKYVTSRNILERLQKELVHNVALRVEETANPDQFKVSGRGELHLGILIENMRREGFELAVSRPEVIMREVDGQVEEPYETVTIDVEEQHQGSIMEKMGLRKAELTDMAPDGKGRIRMDFIMPSRGLIGFQTEFMTLTSGSGLIYHSFLQYGPHKGGEIGQRMNGVLIANATGKALTNAIFNLQERGRMMIGHGTEVYEGMIIGIHSRDNDLTVNALKGKQLTNVRASGTDEAQTLTPALKMTLEQALEFIDNDELVEVTPENIRIRKKLLTENERKRDNRLAKK, from the coding sequence TTGAGCATCCAAAACCTACGTAACGTGGCGATCATCGCCCACGTTGACCACGGCAAAACAACCCTGGTTGATAAACTTCTGTCCCAGTCTGGCACCCTAGACGCACGCGTCGATCTAGATGAGCGAGTAATGGACTCCAACGACATCGAGAAAGAGCGTGGCATTACCATTTTGGCGAAGAACACCGCCATTAAGTGGAATGACTACCGCATCAACATCGTTGACACCCCTGGACACGCTGACTTCGGTGGCGAAGTAGAACGCGTACTGTCTATGGTTGACTCCGTACTGCTGTTGGTTGATGCCCAAGAAGGCCCAATGCCACAGACTCGTTTCGTGACCCAAAAAGCGTTTGCGCAGGGTCTGAAGCCAATCGTAGTTATCAACAAGATTGATAAGCCTGGTGCTCGTCCTGAGTGGGTTATGGATCAGGTATTTGACCTGTTTGACAACCTGGGTGCGACCGACGAACAGTTGGATTTTAAAGTAGTTTACGCTTCTGCGCTGAACGGTTGGGCTTCTGTTGAAGAAGGCGAAACCGCAGAAGACATGACGGCGTTGTTCCAAACCATCGTTGATGAAGTAGAAGCACCAGCTGGTGACCCAGAGGGTTCTTTCCAGATGCAGGTTTCTCAGTTGGACTACAACTCTTACTTGGGCGTGATCGGTGTTGGCCGTGTATCTCGTGGTAAAGTTGCGGTAAACCAGCAAGTAACCATCGAATGTGCTGGCGGTAACCTGCGCAACGGTAAAGTTGGCAAGGTAATGGGCTACATGGGCCTAGAGCGTCACGAAGTGCCAGAAGCGGAAGCGGGCGACATCATCGCTATCACCGGTCTGGGCGAGCTGAAGATCTCTGACACCATTTGCTGCCCAAGCGAAGTCGAAGCGTTGCCGGCCCTGTCTGTTGACGAGCCAACCGTAACCATGACTTTCCAGGTAAACACCTCTCCTTTCTGTGGCCAAGAAGGCAAGTACGTTACTTCCCGTAACATCCTTGAGCGTCTGCAAAAAGAACTGGTGCACAACGTTGCTCTGCGCGTTGAAGAAACCGCTAACCCAGATCAGTTCAAAGTATCTGGCCGTGGTGAACTACACCTAGGTATCTTGATTGAAAACATGCGTCGTGAAGGCTTCGAACTGGCGGTATCTCGCCCAGAAGTAATCATGCGTGAAGTGGATGGTCAGGTTGAAGAACCGTACGAAACCGTAACCATCGATGTTGAAGAGCAGCATCAGGGTTCCATCATGGAGAAAATGGGTCTGCGTAAAGCTGAACTGACCGATATGGCTCCAGATGGTAAAGGCCGTATTCGTATGGACTTCATCATGCCTTCTCGTGGCCTGATTGGCTTCCAGACTGAGTTCATGACTTTGACCTCTGGTTCTGGCCTGATCTACCACTCATTCCTGCAGTACGGCCCTCACAAGGGCGGTGAAATTGGCCAACGTATGAACGGTGTACTGATTGCTAACGCAACTGGTAAAGCACTGACTAACGCCATCTTCAACCTGCAAGAGCGCGGCCGTATGATGATCGGTCACGGTACCGAAGTATACGAAGGCATGATCATTGGTATTCACAGCCGTGATAACGATCTGACTGTAAACGCCCTGAAAGGCAAGCAGCTGACCAACGTACGTGCTTCCGGTACTGACGAAGCTCAGACTCTGACCCCAGCGCTTAAGATGACTCTGGAACAAGCACTGGAATTCATCGATAACGATGAATTGGTTGAAGTTACCCCAGAAAACATCCGTATTCGTAAGAAGCTACTGACTGAAAACGAGCGTAAGCGCGATAACCGTCTAGCTAAGAAGTAA
- the glnA gene encoding glutamate--ammonia ligase has product MSVENVLQLIEENEVKFVDLRFTDTKGKEQHVSIPTNQIDADFFEEGKMFDGSSIQGWKGINESDMILMPDATTAVLCPFTDEATLNVRCDIIEPATMEGYDRDPRSIAKRAKAFMQSTGIADDVFFGPEPEFFLFDDVKYKTDMSGSMYKIDAEEAAWNSDKDYEGGNKGHRPGVKGGYFPVSPVDSSQDIRSAMCLVLEEMGQVVEAHHHEVATAGQNEIATQFNSIVEKADEIQVMKYVIHNVAHVYGKSATFMPKPVVGDNGSGMHCHQSLSKDGVNLFAGDKYGGLSETALFYIGGIIKHARAINAFANASTNSYKRLVPGFEAPVMLAYSARNRSASIRIPVVPSPKGRRIEVRFPDPTANPYLAFSAMLMAGLDGIQNKIHPGEAMDKDLYDLPAEEAAEIPTVASSFEQALDCLDADREFLTAGGVFSNDFIDSYIELKSAEIERLNMTTHPVEFEMYYSV; this is encoded by the coding sequence ATGTCTGTCGAAAACGTCTTGCAACTCATTGAAGAAAACGAAGTGAAATTTGTGGATCTGCGCTTCACCGATACCAAAGGTAAAGAGCAGCACGTGTCTATCCCGACCAACCAGATCGACGCTGACTTCTTTGAAGAAGGTAAAATGTTCGATGGTTCCTCTATCCAAGGTTGGAAAGGCATCAACGAGTCCGACATGATTCTAATGCCTGACGCGACAACTGCAGTGCTTTGTCCTTTCACTGACGAAGCAACCCTAAACGTACGTTGTGACATCATCGAGCCAGCCACCATGGAAGGTTACGACCGTGACCCGCGCTCTATCGCTAAGCGTGCTAAAGCATTCATGCAGTCTACCGGCATTGCTGACGACGTATTCTTCGGTCCTGAGCCAGAGTTCTTCCTATTTGATGACGTGAAGTACAAGACCGACATGTCAGGCTCTATGTACAAAATTGACGCTGAAGAAGCAGCTTGGAACTCCGACAAGGATTACGAAGGCGGTAACAAAGGTCACCGTCCTGGTGTTAAAGGCGGCTACTTCCCAGTATCACCTGTAGACTCCTCACAAGACATCCGTTCAGCCATGTGTCTAGTACTAGAAGAGATGGGGCAAGTTGTTGAAGCGCACCACCACGAAGTAGCGACAGCTGGTCAGAACGAGATTGCCACCCAATTTAACAGCATTGTTGAAAAAGCTGATGAGATTCAGGTGATGAAGTACGTTATCCATAACGTTGCTCATGTATACGGTAAGTCTGCCACCTTTATGCCTAAGCCAGTAGTTGGTGATAACGGCTCGGGCATGCACTGTCACCAATCACTAAGCAAAGATGGCGTAAACCTGTTTGCTGGCGATAAGTACGGCGGCCTGTCTGAAACAGCCTTGTTCTACATTGGTGGTATCATCAAGCACGCTCGAGCTATCAACGCTTTTGCTAACGCTTCTACTAACTCCTACAAGCGTTTGGTTCCTGGATTTGAAGCTCCAGTAATGCTGGCTTACTCTGCCCGTAACCGCTCTGCCTCTATCCGCATCCCAGTGGTACCAAGCCCGAAAGGCCGTCGTATTGAGGTGCGCTTCCCAGATCCAACCGCTAACCCATACTTGGCATTCTCGGCTATGTTGATGGCAGGCCTAGACGGTATCCAGAACAAGATCCACCCAGGCGAAGCGATGGACAAGGATCTGTACGACTTGCCGGCAGAAGAAGCAGCTGAGATCCCAACCGTAGCGTCAAGCTTCGAACAAGCGCTGGATTGCTTGGATGCTGACCGTGAGTTCCTGACCGCCGGTGGCGTATTCTCTAATGACTTTATCGATTCTTACATCGAGCTGAAGAGCGCTGAGATTGAGCGCTTGAACATGACCACTCACCCGGTTGAGTTCGAGATGTACTACAGCGTTTAA